In Bythopirellula goksoeyrii, a single window of DNA contains:
- the mobF gene encoding MobF family relaxase yields the protein MLSIKPVGGSATEVSYYAHLGNAENHDYYSENGVRPGVWWGAGSRALGLTGEVDPAELKNILEGLSPDGTKQLVQKRKGEKIQRRAGFDLTWSLPKSFSCAWSLADEQDRKEVDRVAALAVDRALEAFSQLCGVTRRGKDGRIAENAQLVVALFSHDTTRGLPGEAPDPQRHFHAVVANLVIREDGTTGALDARVLFQRRMKMALGALFRSELSMLLETELGIKTYRPQRERSEELVSWFEIEGVPQELLAAMSKRRQAIEKWLRQHGLSGAKAAEKAALNTRNDKELFTWPELQSAWKQQSVEFGFGQQQVAELFGKELQRDKPYQELARATDSALATLMGRKARFTENEFLEQTAIAAQSRGIGIGAVLGGVVKTLEHSPEIVELVADGFVRTFTTRAMLEVEQRLIGAATRLHNKSTHAVAPSMVQEVISRHETLRPEQAQAVRDIATGSDIVAITGVAGSGKTTMLKLARIALEQNGYSVIGTSLASKAAKGLETEAGIASLHIHKLLYEIENGNLTLTANTVLVVDEAGMIGTVQLEKLLRQVEAARAKIVLVGDHKQLQAIDPGAPFRLIGEQIGTTELMQVVRQREAWAREAVLQLRDGNAQEVLEELDRRGQLHIGSEREDALERLVADWCDEAFAYEAKVKDLLVLAGRNRDVRELNRRIQHEMKSRGQLGEYAVEVDGLDIHLGDRVLVTKNSKLHHLRNGTLGEVVGVEHRTVWLRTDEGMEIEINTSEFSHLTLSYAMSIHKSQGTTCEAAFLLVDPVMVDRELSYVAGSRARGNTWVYADRASTGALEQLAVRMSQSRQQEMALEYLPEVV from the coding sequence ATGCTATCGATCAAGCCGGTGGGAGGAAGTGCCACCGAGGTCAGCTACTACGCGCATCTAGGGAATGCCGAGAACCACGACTACTATTCAGAGAATGGTGTTAGGCCAGGAGTCTGGTGGGGGGCTGGGTCAAGAGCACTTGGCCTCACAGGAGAAGTAGACCCCGCTGAACTAAAAAACATTCTGGAAGGCTTGTCCCCAGACGGCACGAAACAGCTCGTGCAAAAACGCAAAGGGGAAAAAATCCAGCGGCGGGCCGGTTTCGATCTCACCTGGAGCCTGCCCAAAAGTTTTAGCTGTGCGTGGTCACTCGCGGACGAACAAGATCGCAAGGAAGTCGACCGGGTGGCAGCACTGGCTGTGGACCGGGCTCTGGAGGCGTTCAGCCAGCTGTGCGGGGTCACGCGTCGCGGCAAGGATGGCCGGATCGCCGAGAATGCCCAGCTCGTCGTCGCCCTGTTTTCGCACGATACGACCCGTGGCCTCCCCGGCGAAGCACCCGATCCTCAAAGGCATTTTCATGCGGTCGTCGCCAACCTGGTAATTCGCGAAGATGGCACCACCGGGGCCCTTGATGCACGTGTGCTGTTCCAAAGACGCATGAAGATGGCCCTGGGGGCCTTGTTCCGCAGCGAACTATCGATGCTGCTAGAAACCGAGCTAGGCATAAAAACCTACCGCCCGCAAAGGGAACGAAGTGAGGAACTGGTGAGCTGGTTTGAGATCGAAGGAGTTCCGCAGGAACTACTAGCGGCGATGTCAAAGCGTCGGCAGGCAATCGAAAAATGGCTGCGACAACACGGTTTGTCCGGTGCGAAGGCTGCCGAGAAAGCGGCCCTCAACACGCGTAACGACAAGGAGTTGTTCACGTGGCCAGAACTGCAAAGCGCCTGGAAACAACAGAGTGTCGAATTTGGGTTTGGCCAGCAGCAGGTGGCTGAGCTGTTTGGCAAAGAGCTACAGCGAGATAAGCCTTACCAAGAACTTGCACGGGCGACAGACTCTGCACTGGCCACGCTCATGGGTCGAAAAGCACGCTTTACTGAAAATGAATTTCTGGAGCAGACCGCCATCGCCGCTCAGTCGCGGGGCATCGGAATTGGTGCGGTGCTGGGTGGCGTGGTGAAGACTCTGGAGCATTCACCCGAAATTGTCGAGTTGGTCGCCGACGGGTTTGTGCGAACTTTTACCACCAGAGCGATGCTCGAAGTAGAGCAGCGGTTAATAGGGGCCGCCACCCGACTCCACAATAAGTCAACGCATGCCGTGGCACCGAGCATGGTGCAGGAAGTCATTAGTCGCCATGAAACTTTGCGGCCAGAACAAGCACAGGCCGTCCGAGACATTGCCACCGGGTCTGACATCGTGGCGATTACCGGCGTCGCCGGTTCAGGAAAAACCACCATGCTCAAGCTGGCGCGAATCGCCCTGGAGCAAAATGGATACTCCGTCATCGGCACATCACTCGCCTCCAAGGCAGCCAAAGGCCTGGAAACCGAAGCGGGCATTGCGTCGCTGCATATCCATAAGCTGCTCTACGAGATTGAGAATGGCAACCTGACACTCACCGCGAACACCGTGCTGGTGGTCGATGAAGCAGGCATGATCGGGACGGTCCAGTTGGAAAAACTTCTCCGGCAGGTCGAAGCAGCCAGGGCAAAGATCGTATTGGTCGGTGACCACAAGCAGCTGCAGGCCATCGATCCGGGCGCACCCTTCCGGCTCATCGGGGAGCAGATTGGTACGACCGAACTAATGCAGGTGGTCCGGCAACGCGAAGCCTGGGCCAGAGAGGCCGTCTTGCAGCTCCGAGACGGAAACGCCCAAGAGGTACTCGAGGAATTGGATCGACGTGGTCAGCTTCATATTGGCAGCGAGCGTGAAGACGCGCTAGAACGATTAGTCGCGGATTGGTGCGACGAGGCCTTTGCCTACGAGGCGAAAGTAAAAGATCTGTTGGTGCTGGCTGGGAGGAACCGGGATGTGCGTGAACTGAATCGGAGAATCCAACACGAGATGAAATCGCGAGGGCAGCTAGGAGAATATGCCGTCGAAGTCGATGGGCTCGACATTCACCTGGGGGATCGGGTGCTGGTCACCAAAAACTCAAAACTGCATCACCTGCGCAACGGCACGCTGGGGGAAGTCGTCGGAGTCGAACACCGCACCGTCTGGCTCCGAACCGACGAGGGGATGGAGATCGAAATCAACACCAGCGAGTTTTCTCATTTGACGCTCAGCTACGCGATGAGCATTCATAAATCGCAAGGGACGACTTGCGAAGCGGCATTCTTGCTTGTCGACCCGGTGATGGTCGACCGGGAGCTTAGTTATGTAGCCGGTTCCCGGGCTCGGGGGAATACGTGGGTCTACGCCGACCGGGCGTCCACCGGAGCACTTGAGCAGTTAGCGGTGCGGATGAGCCAGAGCCGCCAGCAGGAAATGGCACTCGAATATCTACCCGAGGTCGTGTGA
- a CDS encoding 3'-5' exonuclease, giving the protein MNNVASRTIYIDIESAGRARRAPIIELAAIAVESGSYRELDSIDMKLEFAMKEADPRFLGVNKFSPTVWEKYALPERDAAAKLAAFLRRHATTERTSPKTGKPYLVAQLAGFNSNRFDIPRLEQLFQRHKLFFPACRRSLCVMQKTQWFFEDNQALQPGPDNFSLAALADYFRLATQPDHTALSDVRATVELARLLAEFHRISATAAAA; this is encoded by the coding sequence ATGAATAATGTTGCTAGCCGTACGATTTATATCGACATTGAATCCGCCGGAAGGGCCAGACGAGCCCCGATCATTGAACTCGCCGCGATTGCTGTCGAGAGTGGTAGTTACCGGGAACTCGATTCGATTGACATGAAGCTTGAGTTTGCGATGAAGGAGGCGGACCCCCGTTTTCTAGGCGTCAACAAATTCAGCCCCACGGTGTGGGAAAAATACGCCCTGCCCGAACGAGACGCAGCCGCCAAGCTCGCAGCGTTTCTGCGGCGGCATGCCACGACCGAGCGGACGAGCCCTAAAACCGGCAAACCGTACCTCGTCGCCCAGCTGGCAGGATTTAACTCGAATCGTTTTGACATCCCCCGCCTCGAACAGTTGTTCCAACGGCACAAACTGTTTTTTCCAGCCTGCAGGCGCTCCCTCTGCGTTATGCAAAAGACCCAGTGGTTTTTTGAGGACAACCAGGCGCTCCAGCCTGGACCTGACAACTTTTCACTGGCGGCACTCGCGGATTATTTTCGACTCGCTACTCAGCCTGACCACACGGCACTCAGCGACGTGCGGGCTACAGTCGAGCTGGCCCGCCTCCTGGCGGAGTTCCACCGGATCTCGGCAACAGCCGCTGCGGCTTAA
- a CDS encoding single-stranded DNA-binding protein gives MSSFNQVVLMGNLVRSPELRYLPGGEKAVCEVPIAVNERFKRGDEMVESVSFIDVTFWGRTAEIVNEYLVKGSPILIQGRLKQDTWEKDGEKRSKLKVVCEQMKMIGGKKSDDQSATEESQELVAAATDDSF, from the coding sequence ATGTCGAGTTTCAATCAAGTGGTGCTGATGGGTAATTTGGTACGGAGCCCCGAGCTACGTTACTTACCTGGAGGCGAGAAAGCCGTTTGTGAAGTCCCTATTGCCGTGAATGAGCGTTTTAAGCGCGGCGATGAGATGGTTGAGTCCGTCTCGTTTATTGACGTTACCTTCTGGGGTCGTACCGCAGAAATCGTCAATGAATACCTGGTGAAAGGTTCTCCGATCCTGATCCAAGGCCGTCTGAAGCAAGACACCTGGGAAAAAGATGGGGAGAAACGCTCCAAGCTAAAAGTGGTTTGTGAGCAGATGAAAATGATCGGTGGCAAAAAATCGGACGACCAATCAGCAACTGAGGAATCTCAGGAACTGGTTGCCGCTGCTACTGACGATTCTTTCTGA
- a CDS encoding type II toxin-antitoxin system RelE/ParE family toxin codes for MSFRVNLTLRAETDVSEILQYIRERSPQGAATWADRFDQVLAELTESANRKPLAPENGDHEEEIRHVVFKTRVGKKYRAIFLIREDLVLVTHVRGPGQDLVPRQEMPVS; via the coding sequence ATGAGCTTCCGCGTCAACTTGACACTCCGTGCCGAAACGGACGTCTCTGAAATACTTCAATACATTCGGGAGCGTTCCCCCCAAGGGGCCGCCACCTGGGCGGACCGGTTTGACCAAGTATTGGCGGAACTTACCGAGTCAGCGAATCGGAAACCGCTCGCTCCAGAAAATGGTGATCACGAGGAAGAAATCAGACATGTGGTGTTCAAGACTCGTGTCGGTAAAAAATACCGAGCCATTTTTTTGATTCGGGAAGATCTAGTCCTAGTCACACATGTCAGAGGACCAGGGCAGGACTTGGTGCCACGGCAAGAAATGCCAGTTAGTTGA
- a CDS encoding helix-turn-helix domain-containing protein, which produces MRAISDSPIPLSAQQVAEMLAISREVVYRLCESGKLAHHRFGNGRGTIRIFQQDLDQFIASSRVHTSVRDLVEYDHLA; this is translated from the coding sequence ATGCGTGCGATTTCTGATTCCCCAATCCCTTTGAGTGCACAACAAGTCGCAGAGATGCTGGCTATATCCCGAGAAGTTGTCTATCGCCTTTGTGAGTCGGGTAAGCTCGCCCACCATCGATTCGGGAATGGACGAGGAACAATACGAATTTTTCAGCAAGATTTGGACCAATTCATTGCGTCAAGTCGAGTGCACACTTCAGTCCGGGATCTGGTTGAATACGATCATTTAGCCTGA
- a CDS encoding tyrosine-type recombinase/integrase, translating to MRRPFFRKQTRSWYVWVGKKLINLGKEKKLALVKFEQLNSCSSSDASLEPVVSVLNRFLAWTCNNRSQKTYRWYKDFLRSFAQHIGKSLRVTDLTADHVDTWIEAEFPSASDSTIRGAMGAVQRAMNWAVGRRLLQYSPLVGLERPAGGRRELLLSDEDCKRIFAATRDEPFRNVLKVLFATGCRPQEARLVCGEYFDRQEKRWIFPLKESKGKKYRRVIYLPEDIVQLTDQLLEHNATGPLLRNSLNEPWTANAVRCRFRRLAIKLKLPGLCAYTVRHTFCTNKLKSGVDPVTLSILMGHRDTTMVARVYSHLEAVPKHLHTALNKECINSTFSG from the coding sequence ATGCGTCGCCCATTTTTTCGTAAGCAAACCCGGTCGTGGTATGTCTGGGTTGGTAAGAAACTCATAAATCTCGGCAAGGAAAAAAAACTTGCCTTGGTTAAGTTCGAGCAACTAAACTCATGTAGTTCGTCTGACGCCTCACTTGAGCCGGTAGTTTCTGTCCTCAATAGGTTCCTCGCTTGGACTTGCAATAATCGGTCACAGAAGACGTACCGGTGGTATAAGGATTTCCTGCGGTCGTTTGCTCAGCACATTGGTAAAAGCCTCCGCGTGACTGACCTCACCGCCGACCATGTTGATACTTGGATTGAAGCAGAGTTTCCTAGTGCTTCGGATAGCACTATCAGAGGGGCAATGGGGGCTGTTCAACGGGCAATGAATTGGGCGGTAGGCAGAAGGCTCTTGCAATATTCCCCGCTGGTAGGTCTTGAAAGGCCAGCAGGAGGTCGTCGTGAGTTGTTGCTTAGCGATGAAGATTGCAAACGCATCTTTGCTGCCACCAGGGATGAACCCTTCCGCAATGTTCTCAAAGTACTCTTCGCAACGGGATGCCGTCCCCAGGAAGCTCGACTTGTGTGTGGAGAATATTTTGATCGACAGGAAAAGCGATGGATCTTTCCATTGAAGGAATCCAAGGGCAAGAAATATCGCCGAGTCATTTATCTTCCTGAAGACATCGTACAATTGACTGATCAATTGTTGGAACACAATGCCACAGGTCCACTTCTTCGGAACTCTTTGAACGAACCTTGGACTGCTAATGCAGTTCGCTGCCGATTCCGTCGACTCGCAATAAAACTGAAACTGCCTGGCTTGTGCGCATACACGGTTCGCCATACTTTCTGTACGAACAAACTGAAGTCTGGAGTAGATCCTGTCACTCTTTCGATTCTGATGGGCCATCGAGATACGACTATGGTAGCGAGAGTTTATAGTCATCTTGAAGCAGTTCCCAAGCACTTACACACAGCACTCAATAAAGAATGCATTAACAGCACTTTTTCAGGCTAA
- a CDS encoding tyrosine-type recombinase/integrase → MKVEKTPLTRIGDTDMPAKPRKPWYWKARKAWYVCLHGKQHKLSTDKKEAQQRFHELMASEPKTVTDGSVASLLDAFISDCRKTKAPKTIQWYRNYLQDFLDFLVPKGYSPQSLPASRMTPKIVRQWVDHRGTAERARITAVKSAYSWGHGEGWMEHNPLSGMKRPPATKRTELIELPEMVRLLRLSKDKCFRELLTFCWDVGCRPQEAKGLRKDQLDLERSRCVISEDEAKGKRKQRVIYLTSRSKRIIERNINGSPYIFLNTRSKPWTTSAVNCRFARLEEKVGKRYCQYMWRHAFATRKLKEGVSPIVVAELLGHADVSTLAKIYQHVAQDPSHLLSALEQRK, encoded by the coding sequence ATGAAAGTAGAAAAAACGCCCCTGACACGGATAGGTGACACGGATATGCCCGCTAAGCCCAGAAAACCATGGTACTGGAAAGCTCGGAAGGCATGGTATGTGTGTCTTCATGGAAAGCAGCATAAACTCTCCACTGACAAAAAGGAAGCCCAGCAGCGGTTTCACGAATTGATGGCTTCGGAGCCTAAGACCGTCACAGACGGATCGGTGGCCTCTTTGCTCGATGCGTTCATCAGCGATTGCAGAAAAACGAAGGCTCCCAAGACCATCCAATGGTATCGGAATTACCTCCAGGACTTCCTCGATTTTTTGGTGCCCAAAGGATACTCCCCACAGTCACTTCCGGCCTCTCGAATGACCCCTAAAATTGTGCGGCAGTGGGTGGATCACCGAGGTACCGCTGAACGGGCCCGCATCACGGCAGTCAAGTCAGCCTACAGTTGGGGCCACGGGGAGGGCTGGATGGAACACAACCCTCTTTCGGGAATGAAGCGTCCACCGGCTACCAAGAGGACCGAGTTGATTGAACTTCCTGAGATGGTCCGCCTGCTCCGACTTAGCAAAGACAAATGCTTTCGAGAGCTGCTGACGTTTTGCTGGGATGTTGGCTGTCGTCCTCAGGAAGCCAAGGGACTTCGGAAAGACCAGCTCGATCTGGAGAGGTCTCGTTGTGTGATTTCTGAGGACGAAGCCAAAGGAAAAAGGAAGCAGCGGGTGATTTATCTGACGAGTCGCTCGAAACGAATTATCGAACGGAACATCAACGGCAGTCCCTATATCTTTCTGAACACGAGATCGAAGCCCTGGACAACCTCGGCGGTGAACTGCCGGTTTGCGAGACTTGAGGAAAAGGTGGGAAAAAGATATTGCCAGTACATGTGGCGACATGCGTTTGCCACAAGAAAGCTGAAGGAAGGTGTCAGCCCCATTGTGGTTGCCGAACTATTAGGGCATGCTGACGTTTCCACCCTCGCTAAGATTTATCAGCACGTGGCTCAAGATCCGAGTCACTTACTCTCAGCACTGGAACAGCGAAAGTAA
- a CDS encoding WD40 repeat domain-containing protein, which translates to MDPSEESRRRLESELIHARPIGRVARSWSWVKRNRAVSALGSALVVSLLIALVVSTILLNSSQEALRQRELALKATDNALQQELKAKEAEAQLETARAESGRLKEANVQAWQQALNSEIAGKFARANSLLHDLETIRREPSKPVNREKARQTIRDISQLAAEAHVGIEQLDPNIFAAEILKFREQGALSEEAIRSEATRWLEFATLRQVKEIPLEELGSVKDRPQFQIDLEKVIHVGSNSSGSVVVVGRANREKVAVIDNGSDTVRFLRLEGVRFAQQGMEFGPGIVNTMTVAPDGSQLVVLDYSPRLLVFDLVQGKKLNEWKLPDMHFNNYLVCAKQGEVQLQSIGNTNTRQKELTWQLEDGTHSERQLADSEISMLRFHSPWHREVQGTLFDAIWNSRHMGPESSNTLKLRERGDQPNEITIATEKHLGAFGFAGDPNWLVYCVGNRLNCYDHQSGITLGAEYANPTEFRQVVKLCPAPRGFYAIVFDNVTTDSFGSQTRQIPPDRTKGQTLSLAVWKADFGTPLSQQILPTRCRDLKIASDGLIVAGGEGPSLVALANERELWDSSKANIRRPSANFQRDGQSTFTVDSIEGQYPSWRTEIRSSQSGELIKEFPASGVGNALRWDATRRFAVLLESETVNTVSYEVLDVQEDKVLGQLGPFDFDNGDSSGKPVVEFSPRGRWLLITQGEVMKLWEIPSLKYAGSVKNKNKSPWQNQQYEIRDIRNNREDNEFIESEIPDFREVYFDQVEDNVFVRPLRSVYNLPSMKRVAKLADWPDDEFNLFPFRVKFLGTRIFLLADRSGLRDRQFLVGVWDLETGQRYTLGDSTAHEPSGVEVQNNADRPLRLGETPVELANKLADPSTAEAAIKELARKAEAAFDAIAEDREVVAADGNSAENGAVEEGGPKETAKPLFRENSMAIVHPSGEKVLILMPFKERMSFGSSRSSPLSIYLWDLKSGEYKMVGSYANVGEFSLDPPVVSFDEDFVYLKLEIEEEKSESDHPFAQAHIVRWSDGKVTHSGKLWKDGFNRLLVWKDDEGLSVQVIPGTVRTPLEHSSGAVPGRAHLSPDHSTIVLQLDLGNRGAKRTRIAGMWSSINGKRLVELPASISSVTFDPKSRWCVVTNNDKEELMIVDCESGQIQRRLSPPWLLKDVIRMADDRVPNANSPPGYPIGYTPSYGLDNIRIDPTGSRLLLNGYGLTALWDAEQNKEIKRLKKSHHAPINCVAQDPRGRFIATGGVEGGVIIWDRKTGKYVRSYVEYVGSIVEVSFDNKGDRLFALSSNGTLSCLGQHGWQVRSKSKSTAQTFACHPSEPIVAVGTEAGEILFLSMRDGKQSGTLRFEHGDLTSLDYTSDGKFLAAGCKDGSIVVWDVSTKKERCQMNAEGPIVSLRWLIETGTLVSGGQTIEIWDVDRATSIWSIPITKAPVRAMDLNRIRDQLVIADGGGAGRLIDLRGLNSAIAEMGVLGIELPRDVTGVSGTTR; encoded by the coding sequence ATGGATCCTAGCGAAGAATCTCGTCGTCGGCTTGAATCAGAACTAATCCATGCACGGCCGATTGGTCGAGTGGCACGTTCCTGGAGTTGGGTGAAGCGCAATCGAGCGGTTAGCGCTTTAGGGAGCGCGCTAGTAGTAAGTTTGCTGATTGCTCTCGTCGTCAGCACTATTCTTCTCAATAGTTCGCAGGAGGCTCTGCGTCAGAGAGAATTGGCTTTGAAGGCAACAGACAATGCTCTTCAGCAAGAATTGAAAGCCAAAGAAGCCGAGGCGCAGCTGGAAACCGCTCGTGCAGAATCCGGGCGACTTAAGGAAGCTAATGTGCAGGCTTGGCAGCAGGCACTCAATTCGGAGATAGCGGGTAAGTTCGCGCGGGCGAATTCGCTACTCCACGATCTTGAAACAATACGACGAGAACCCAGCAAACCTGTCAATCGGGAAAAGGCTCGACAAACGATCAGAGATATTTCTCAACTGGCAGCGGAAGCTCACGTCGGTATCGAGCAACTCGATCCTAACATTTTCGCAGCCGAGATTCTTAAATTCCGAGAGCAAGGCGCATTGTCGGAGGAAGCGATCCGATCCGAAGCGACAAGATGGCTGGAGTTTGCCACTCTGCGACAAGTCAAGGAGATTCCACTCGAAGAACTTGGGTCTGTCAAAGATCGCCCACAATTCCAAATCGACTTGGAAAAGGTAATTCATGTTGGAAGCAATTCAAGTGGAAGTGTCGTCGTTGTAGGTCGTGCTAATCGTGAAAAAGTCGCCGTGATTGACAACGGTTCGGACACGGTTCGCTTCTTGAGACTCGAAGGAGTGAGGTTCGCGCAGCAAGGTATGGAGTTTGGTCCTGGAATTGTCAATACTATGACAGTCGCGCCCGACGGGTCACAACTGGTAGTCCTCGACTATTCTCCGCGGCTGCTAGTGTTTGATCTCGTCCAAGGCAAAAAGCTGAATGAATGGAAGCTTCCAGACATGCATTTCAATAATTACCTCGTTTGTGCAAAGCAAGGCGAGGTTCAACTCCAGTCAATTGGAAACACAAACACGAGACAAAAAGAATTGACATGGCAACTTGAAGATGGAACCCATTCTGAAAGGCAATTGGCCGACAGTGAAATCAGTATGTTACGTTTCCATTCGCCCTGGCATCGCGAGGTCCAAGGCACACTATTCGATGCAATCTGGAATAGTAGACACATGGGACCTGAATCGTCGAATACGCTCAAGCTACGAGAACGTGGCGACCAACCGAACGAAATTACTATTGCCACCGAGAAACACTTGGGGGCATTTGGATTTGCCGGAGACCCCAATTGGCTCGTATACTGCGTCGGCAATCGGTTGAATTGCTACGATCATCAAAGTGGGATCACGCTCGGTGCGGAATATGCCAACCCCACTGAATTCCGACAAGTAGTCAAATTATGTCCCGCCCCACGAGGCTTCTATGCGATTGTTTTCGATAATGTTACCACTGACTCTTTCGGCTCGCAGACCAGACAGATACCGCCGGATCGCACCAAGGGTCAAACACTCAGTCTGGCGGTATGGAAAGCTGACTTCGGTACGCCGCTCTCTCAACAGATTTTGCCGACACGTTGCCGGGATCTTAAAATCGCCAGTGATGGCCTCATTGTTGCAGGCGGAGAAGGTCCCAGTCTAGTCGCCCTTGCGAACGAACGAGAGCTATGGGATTCGTCAAAGGCCAACATCAGACGGCCTTCAGCCAATTTCCAAAGGGATGGACAGTCAACCTTTACCGTCGATTCAATAGAGGGCCAATATCCTTCGTGGCGAACTGAAATCCGCTCGTCTCAGTCAGGTGAATTAATTAAGGAATTTCCTGCCAGCGGAGTTGGCAATGCACTGCGATGGGATGCCACGCGACGATTCGCTGTCCTCCTCGAAAGCGAGACTGTCAATACGGTTTCCTACGAAGTGCTCGATGTGCAAGAGGACAAGGTGCTGGGACAGCTCGGTCCTTTCGACTTTGACAATGGCGATTCCTCCGGGAAGCCGGTTGTCGAATTTTCGCCGCGTGGCCGGTGGCTTCTTATCACACAGGGTGAGGTGATGAAGTTGTGGGAAATACCGAGTTTGAAGTACGCAGGTTCGGTCAAAAACAAGAACAAAAGCCCATGGCAGAACCAACAATATGAAATTCGAGACATTCGAAACAATAGGGAAGACAACGAGTTTATTGAAAGCGAGATTCCCGATTTCAGGGAGGTCTATTTTGATCAGGTGGAAGATAACGTTTTCGTTCGACCGTTGCGATCGGTGTACAATCTGCCATCGATGAAGCGAGTTGCTAAGCTCGCGGACTGGCCAGATGACGAATTTAATCTTTTCCCCTTCAGAGTTAAGTTTCTTGGCACACGCATTTTCTTGTTAGCTGATCGTAGCGGCTTGAGAGATAGACAATTTCTCGTTGGGGTTTGGGACCTTGAGACAGGACAGCGTTATACACTTGGTGACTCTACAGCCCATGAGCCTAGCGGAGTTGAAGTGCAGAACAATGCGGACCGACCGTTGCGACTCGGCGAGACACCGGTTGAACTTGCCAATAAGCTCGCTGATCCCTCGACTGCGGAAGCAGCAATCAAAGAGCTTGCACGAAAGGCGGAAGCCGCGTTCGATGCGATTGCAGAAGATAGGGAAGTAGTCGCGGCAGATGGCAACTCGGCGGAAAATGGGGCTGTCGAGGAAGGCGGCCCCAAAGAGACCGCGAAGCCACTTTTTAGGGAGAACTCGATGGCGATTGTCCATCCTTCAGGCGAAAAGGTCCTTATCTTAATGCCTTTCAAGGAGCGAATGTCTTTTGGCTCATCCAGGTCGAGCCCATTAAGTATCTACCTGTGGGATCTGAAGTCTGGCGAATACAAAATGGTGGGCTCTTATGCGAACGTAGGGGAATTCAGTCTCGATCCGCCCGTAGTCTCGTTTGATGAGGATTTTGTCTATTTGAAACTTGAAATCGAAGAAGAGAAATCAGAGAGCGACCATCCGTTCGCGCAGGCGCATATTGTGCGATGGTCTGACGGTAAAGTTACACATAGTGGGAAGCTCTGGAAGGACGGCTTCAATCGCTTGCTGGTGTGGAAAGACGATGAAGGGCTATCCGTTCAGGTTATTCCTGGCACCGTCCGAACTCCTCTCGAGCATTCATCCGGCGCAGTACCGGGGCGGGCCCACTTGAGTCCCGACCATTCGACAATCGTCCTCCAGCTCGATCTGGGTAATCGCGGTGCAAAGCGGACACGGATAGCAGGAATGTGGAGCAGCATAAATGGAAAACGCTTGGTCGAACTACCAGCGTCGATTTCGTCGGTCACATTTGATCCAAAAAGTCGGTGGTGCGTCGTGACCAACAACGACAAAGAAGAACTGATGATTGTGGATTGCGAAAGCGGTCAAATCCAACGGCGATTGTCACCACCTTGGTTACTCAAAGACGTCATCCGAATGGCTGACGATCGCGTGCCCAATGCTAATAGCCCGCCGGGGTATCCGATTGGTTATACACCCAGTTACGGTCTTGACAACATACGGATTGATCCGACGGGTTCTAGACTTCTTCTCAACGGCTACGGTTTGACGGCCCTTTGGGATGCAGAGCAAAACAAAGAGATCAAGCGTCTGAAGAAGAGCCATCATGCACCAATCAATTGTGTAGCGCAAGACCCAAGAGGACGATTTATTGCTACCGGTGGCGTCGAGGGGGGCGTCATTATCTGGGATCGCAAAACGGGAAAATACGTTCGCAGCTATGTCGAGTACGTCGGTTCTATTGTCGAGGTGTCATTTGACAACAAGGGGGATCGCTTATTTGCCCTCTCTAGTAACGGAACCTTGTCTTGCTTGGGGCAGCATGGCTGGCAAGTTCGATCAAAGAGTAAGTCCACCGCTCAAACTTTTGCGTGCCATCCTAGCGAGCCTATTGTCGCCGTAGGTACAGAAGCAGGAGAAATCCTTTTCCTATCGATGAGAGACGGGAAGCAATC